The Neodiprion lecontei isolate iyNeoLeco1 chromosome 2, iyNeoLeco1.1, whole genome shotgun sequence genome segment ATGCGAAGCTAACgctaatgataataattagaaCAATATCAGTTCTTTTGTCATATAAGTTATACGTTGACTTAAACAATTTGTcttataataagaaaaaaacgttttaaattttgtataataatttcatcaaACAAGAATATATGATTGATTTTGTATAAACTGGTATATCAGTACGCACTTAGTTGTGAATCCACTAACAAATTATGCTTCAAGGTCATATACTGTTATTagtatcattttcttttctttttttaaatttcatcttTATATTAGCCAATCTTACAAACAGTGATCTAGTAATTATATTGCTAGATGTCTTATCAGGATGCAATGTATGTTATATCTAGTTCCTAAGTATTGCATATATTGTATGTCATTTATATGATTTGGTttcagtaaataaaaaattaataaatattcaatatgAAACATGATGTAATTTTATATACTAGTCAAACACACTGAAATCACACTTATGTATTATCTGTGCCAAATAAAACTCTTGAAACCTTTCTATTATAGAGACTTTCTATTCATTAATAGATTAACACAGCTGCGATATTAAAGGACACTTACACAGCGCCTTTGTGATAGATATTAGGACAAGATGGTAATGCAAAAACTATGTGGAACGAAGGCTATCGATCAGCATATAACGTATTGAAACTTAAAAGTAAGGATTATGAAAGTGTTTcttgggaaaaattatttttaataactttcagaaatttcttctATGTTACTCAAAAcataaatttccaaaaatttttcaacggttTGTCaaatttctgacaaattttagTAATTCTCAAACATTTcgtggaaattgaaaaaattctatgcagTAAATTAATTTAGGCAGATTTATGGAAAAACGTTGATATTTATGGAAAACTCCTAGAAACTGTTCGTAATTTTAGTTAAATTAATATTCTCTTAGTAATATGTCCAAATTTTATCAGTCGTATATTACAAGTAAGAATTAATTTCgactttttcaatttgtgtGAATATGTTTATTCGTATCATCACCGTCAGCAGCAGCTAAAATTTTAgtgataaattattgaattttttatcaacacaAAGCTTATCGATTTCTCAGCGAAAATCCTTGATTTCCGAAGACGTTTTGCAGCAATTATATTAAAATGGCTaccatatttaattataaaagttattttttctgACACATTTTTCGTTTAATTGACTCTATGTCACAAAACGAAAGTTCAACAGATTGCACGATGTTTTGTGTGCATTGATATTGATGAATTCACCAAAAAAGATCAGCAGATTCACGACTGATACCGTATTGTTTCAACTTATTTTTTGAATCGTCGGTAGGGAACATTTTCTGGCATACTGTGACGCTGAAGAATATTAGACTCGGCTAATacggaaacaaaaaaacgaaacggaTTTAATTGGAGGATTTAAAAACTGGCGAAAAATCAAGATGATAGATATGGGCATGACCAGATTTCAGTTTTCATCGACAAGTAGCTGAAATCGACAAGTAAATCAcggcatttaaaaaaaattgtacggtATGTATTAATTAAGATGTCACAGAGTAGGTATAATCTGTAAAacttttatctgaaatattacatacAACTTACCTGATTCCGCATAATTCATAAGATAATTGAAGTTGACTTTACACTATCTTGCAGAGTACCTAATACCTAGGATTCAATTTTAAGAGGATAATCAGTTTTTACTGACGccgttaatttcaattattttgattattatcaGCCAGCGTAATTAATTCTACATGCAATGtcaaattatacaaatatgaaaaaaaagctttgTTTTACGCCATAGTGATGCCAAGAAATGCATTCCTGCAATTAGACTACTACTTATAGCAGGAATACATTTCCTGGCATTGCAACAGcatgaaacaaaaaagtttttgaatatttttgttcaatattaCACGTAGAATTGCGCtttgatattttcatatcagTGCTGTTGAGGCACTAATCACAATCAAATAAAGTGACATTTTACTCGGTTTGCGATGATCGACTACATTAGCATTAGAGTGCCAACGAAGCAAGCAAATCGTATTTTACAAATCTCTTCTCTCCAGAGAAACgaaatcgtttgaaacttCGAGAAATGATAGTGTTTAAAATTGTATGTTGgctcgaaaaatttcgaaaattgatgtgaaaatatgaagaatgCGCAATTCGGATATCAGTAGCGTACTATAACTTTAAAATCAGTGAAGAACTATTGGTCTGGGGAGTAgaagattataattttaatgcAATTAACTCACTCCGTCGGCACTTCGACCATCTCCTAGTTTAAATTAAAGATatgttattattgaaaaatgaaaacaaaacaataagaaaatgatataattttcattattcaacaGCCTTAAATTAAcagaatattatattttataatgtttatacataaattttgccgtgttaaaataattaatacatttacaatattattattatcgttaatatttttttttttataagctATCGAAATAAGTTTCATGGATTTCTGTATAGCTGTTGCAAGGAAATTAATTGACCCACATTattaaaagtttatttttcgatGATGGGTATTAATCTCAGTGAAATGAAACTTTGGAAATATATGGTGCTCACACGAATACAACACTATTGCATATAATCTGTCCAACACATCGTCATGCAAAAAAATACCATATTCTTCAACATCCTAAATTATGATTCTAACAACATTCGATAAAGAAAGGGAAAGTCATAATTATCTCACAATTTTGGCAATGTTCATAATAATTGTATGTAGCAAACAAGTAAAACCTGAATCGAATCCACAATTCAATAATGTCCATTCCGAAATtaagttttataaaaaaagaaagtactTTCATTTACATGTTCATTGTATGATGACAAATagagtaataatgataaaagtaCGGTAAATCAGTAGATAATAGCAAATTGTAAAGAGGAATGAATAATGATGCGTTACTAAACTCAAGGGACATTATCCAGTCCGTATTAGACTATTGCCACTTATacttaaaaaatgaattattcgcTTTAATATATCTAAACTGTGAAGCTACTTCATTGTGTAAGAATTACTGTAATAGGAATTACTGTAAtggaaaaaatagtttaatgGTATTAAAAATTGGTCCAGGAATCACTTCTTATAATTGAGTTAGGTAATAGAGTAATAGAGTTTCGTGTACTTAAAGCATGTGATAAAACGTGTTAACTTGAAGTGACCAATTGATTTAGAAATgtaaattatcaatttcagaATTGAATTAAATCATCATCAAATCagtcgaaaaattgaattcaaagaatgtgtttttttaaCAACACACTAGCAGCTATTTACGAATTATAACTTCTGACCACAATTGGAGAAGAAACAAATTGTGACTCGAGGAAGGATTAAATGATCGCCATTATCTTTCTGTACTTCCTTGTAATCTGAGTCAATGAGTTGCTGtcaaatttcttcattcacTGCTTAAGTTTGATTACAAAGCTCTTACAACACTATGAagcaattattgtaatatatcTACTTTGAAGACTGGGGTATTATTGGTTTGGTATATATTGTTACTGTTGCTGTGATACTAATGTACAGTGCAAGTTTAATCGGATGACTGATTTATTTGTcacttttttattcaacaaagaaatgaaacatgATGGATTACTGAAGACTGAATAGTAAAACAGGCTAACTGCATAAAACTTGCAAGGTGAGTATCACACCTCTGAATCATGGATTCTACATGAATATAGCCTTAAATATGAATCCTGTTATGTGTAGTTTCATCTGATAGGCTTTCCTACACGCTGTTCACAATTGATTACATCACCAGTTTGATAAGTGAAATGCAGTAACAAACGAAACATGTCGTGTATTTTTGTCTTatgtattaattttcattgccCTCCGATGAAGTTGCGATTATAGCATCTGATAAATTGGGTTGCGAACGGTTGTATCATTTCAGAGCATTAGTAAAGTAACTACGAATTACCGATCAACCTGACCTATTGTAAAGTAAAGGAAGGCTCAATAGATTAAACCATACATAAGGAGCTCCATATTTTGGGCCAAAAAAACACCCCTGAAAGTTCCGGCAGAATTCATGACCCGGAAGGCCGATACATTCCATGTTAGATGCTGTTTCTCACTTTACCACTATACCTATGATCAGGTAAACTTGATTAAACACGATGGAAGTACTTCTTGATAgctattaatattttacaaagataaaaaataactgcACTCTCGAGACTATAGTATGcctaaattttgaaaaggcGTGTGTTACCGTCACGTGTACATAGTATATGcgatattattgttatcacacgataattttaattgaacaatgaatcaacatttttacaataatgtgtGTGAGTTACATATTTCTgcaagaaaatttattggagGAGCGCGCTAACGTCCCAAATTTTAATAACCCGATCTTGACCGATGGTTAGCAGTCTGCGACGCGGGGCATCTAAATCCATTCCAACTACGCTGTGTTTAGCATCGTGAAACGATGCTAACGACGTTTGactgtgaataaatttcatttttatcatacCATAAAGCGGAACATAGTATGTGAATTggacgtaatttttttagattccAGGATATTATTAAGTTTTAGGTTATCTTTGGAAGAGTTTGCATTCTTTTTGGCATTCTAAAtacaagaataattataaGTATGTCCAAATGACgatggaattttttgaaacaaccAAATGGATTGAGTTTGATTCCCTGGTGATGTGCCGTTAGATTCTTTAAATCTTATTACCACCTTTGGTTAGGAAATGGTGAATActtaaatttgaagagagaaTCGATCATTGCTATACGACCGTCTTAcagttttcatgaaatttttaaatgtaattAGCTATAAATTTTCTCGTTATTGATTCACAGGTTTTTCTAGTTTCCTATCGTTTTATGTTGTTAAGATTtgcaacaacagcaacaaatAATTTCGCTGATTCAGATAAAATTGTGACGAGGAACCAAGTATAAGGCAAATATGTGACACAAAACTTCTAAAGACACATTATAATTAAAACAACTTTTCAGCACAGGGAATTCAATTATAAATCTATGGATACTTTAGCTTCCAAATGCAAAACCTTATCTTTATTCACGCTTGGTGGGATAGAGAATTTATTTGCGTGAcgattttatgattttttgcAAACTAACAAAATGACAGGACTTTTTCAAGACAGAGTATGCGTTTGTAAAAGATCTAAGAATTTCAGGATATTTTTCAAGCTTGTTTTTTGGCACCACTTACTTATCAGCTTTTAGTTGAGTATGGCATGGATCACACACTCGTACTTCAAACTCAAAACCCATGGTAGGAATAGGTATGCGTTGAGTTGTGCAACGAGCACAAAGCGCACGACCACAGTGGCGGCAATGATGCTGCCTCAATCCAAGTTGTCTTTGATCCATCATAGCTTTGATATTCCAGAAGAAAGGTCGTCCGCAAGACTGGAAGTAGCAATGAATCACTCCTATgcataaaatattacaatgtGCAATGATGAGGGGGATTCAACACTTTATTACCTGGCATGTGTCAGACTCAACCCAAACCGGAGTTTCTTTCCTGTTGGCGGACATGTCCCAGACAACTATCACTCCGTCTTCACCGCCAGAAAGAAGTAAGCGCTCTGCACTTGCATAGCACAAAGCTGTTACCTTATTGCTAAAGGAAAACAAGTCATTTCATTACCCTACTATTATCAAGAGAAGAGTGAATAATCacttgagagagagaggacgttttgaaggaatgaaaaaacaataactttATCTAATCAATAACGAATACTTGACGAGTTTGGTAAATTTGATACGTTTTCAGAGATTTTGGAGATATCAAAtgatttcatcaattttcacaatatttcaggaatttcaaatatttcacagAATTTCAGTGATTTCATAATCTTTGTGATCTGCATAATTTGGTTTGACAAAAAATACATACTGATGCCCCTGAAGTTCGTACGCAGTGCCTTGGCAACCTCCGATGTCCCAAACAATAACACTTTGGTCAAAGCTCCCAGAAAATAACAGATCTTTTTCAGAATTCCAGGCGAGCGTGCGGATACTTCCTGTATGACCTTTCAGAGTGGTGATTAGAGTAGCACCAGTGCTCTCCAATTTGAGCATCGATATCTGTCCCGAATAATCTCCGACAAAAGCATGTTTGGTCAATGATGCAAATCTGTGATTACGTCAAGGTTTTTGCATCAGATCTTCGAGCACTGCcgatcaaatttattttaatcgaTTCGCGTGTTctttataatcaaaaaatcaatgcAAAAGGATACTGCAATGCCGTGAACCAAGCATCTGTTTGAAAAGAACCAAGCCTATGTCCGGTTTCTGAgcagtgaaattgaaaaagctTATCTCGGCCGATACTGAGTACCCATTCACAATTCAAAGCGAATATAATTCCAGTAACTCGACCTTGATGAGAAAGGCACTCTCTCATTGGAGTCATGCGGTTGTAGTCAGTTTCCAATATAAAATCCTTTGAAGAATATGAACAATTCATTCCCAAACTTGGGATTCCAGGGAATAAACAACACAAGACAATCCTGGTATTCAAGGTATTTTCACGtagttgataaataaattcttttaaaGAAT includes the following:
- the LOC107223970 gene encoding WD repeat and FYVE domain-containing protein 2 isoform X1, translated to MAAEIKPAPGVNNERFSTTRKPILLSKLEGCNDDVNGAIIIPREDGVISICDDRTVRVWLKRDSGQYWPSVCQYMGAAATAMHYCAETRQLFVGLENGAINDFILETDYNRMTPMRECLSHQGRVTGIIFALNCEWVLSIGRDKLFQFHCSETGHRLGSFQTDAWFTALQFASLTKHAFVGDYSGQISMLKLESTGATLITTLKGHTGSIRTLAWNSEKDLLFSGSFDQSVIVWDIGGCQGTAYELQGHHNKVTALCYASAERLLLSGGEDGVIVVWDMSANRKETPVWVESDTCQSCGRPFFWNIKAMMDQRQLGLRQHHCRHCGRALCARCTTQRIPIPTMGFEFEVRVCDPCHTQLKADNQTSLASFHDAKHSVVGMDLDAPRRRLLTIGQDRVIKIWDVSALLQ
- the LOC107223970 gene encoding WD repeat and FYVE domain-containing protein 2 isoform X2; translation: MGAAATAMHYCAETRQLFVGLENGAINDFILETDYNRMTPMRECLSHQGRVTGIIFALNCEWVLSIGRDKLFQFHCSETGHRLGSFQTDAWFTALQFASLTKHAFVGDYSGQISMLKLESTGATLITTLKGHTGSIRTLAWNSEKDLLFSGSFDQSVIVWDIGGCQGTAYELQGHHNKVTALCYASAERLLLSGGEDGVIVVWDMSANRKETPVWVESDTCQSCGRPFFWNIKAMMDQRQLGLRQHHCRHCGRALCARCTTQRIPIPTMGFEFEVRVCDPCHTQLKADNQTSLASFHDAKHSVVGMDLDAPRRRLLTIGQDRVIKIWDVSALLQ